The Festucalex cinctus isolate MCC-2025b chromosome 6, RoL_Fcin_1.0, whole genome shotgun sequence genomic sequence tatttatatatacacatttatttcatttaattaatttattaaaataaaatttacgggctttctttgttattatggGCTCTTTATGGAATTTCCACATTACATCTGAAGTAAGAGGAATTCACGGGagacaaaaatttttttttacataatcaaAGATTTGGCTCTTGATAGGGAACTTGACTATAataggaaaatgtatttttgcatATTCCTGACTAAAACAACTCTCAAATGGAGGTGGGTATTATAAACCGGGTTTAATAGCAAATGAatatttttcacattatttcaACGTTTaccagttgtaaaaaaaaaaaaaaaaaaaaaaaaatgtcaacagtcAAATATTGCACACTTTCAGCAATAGCTTTGAGCAAAATTGGATAATTAATATCTAACATTATGTTCTCTCACGTGTGGAGGCGACGCATCGTGTAATTGATGCTTAACAGTAGATTGCGTTCATTTTCATGCCTTAATGAATGAATCATCCATTTGAGGAACATCGAATCTAAATCGATGCCTTATCAGAGAACAAACGTGTAGCAAGCGTAATCATCTCAAATTTATTTGGGAATTCCCTTAAATATCAACCATCACGATAACAAGACGTTGTGCCTCGATTAAAGGTAGTAGTCGGGTGAGTCatacgcttaaaaaaaaaaaagaaaaaaaaaaaagaacgcctaCCTCAAGTTTGATGTCCAGATTCTACAATGGCTCGTATCGGCCGATTGTAAATCGGTCGGGCGGGATTGGTTAATACTCACTCATCTGTTGGACAACTTGCGGGTCGCACTCCTTGTACTTGTCCAACTCGGTCTGCAGCTGAGCTCGCTCGTCTTTCAGGGCCGCGAAATCCTTCAACATGGCGCTTCTCTCTttctacacgcacacacgcgcgcgctcaTTCAGATTATGAACATAACAGCATGTTttggatgattaaaaaaaaaaaaaaaaaaaaagtttcctcacTGTATCCTGACGTCCTTCTTTGGCTTTTCCAATCTCGTCCAGCAGGGACGTTTGGCGCTGCTTTGCCTCCAACACCTTTTGGAGGTGGAGACAGTTCATTCTtgcattagacttagacttagctttattgatccctttgggatggccagcagcaatgagaacagataataaaataaaaaataattcaatcaatcaataaataaggttattacaccagagactaaattaataataataataataataataataataataatcatattcataataataataacaataaaaaattaaaattcaataaataaatattataaataaataatattacagCTAGATTGTAACTAGgggtgggtacctcacgatagggctgctcgattttggaaaaaataacaatcacgattattttggcaataattgaaatgatGATTactcaaacaattatttattttttggtacaaaacaagaaaatatttacacattgaaaaatatgaagaccaatttaaaaaaaaaaaatgaaacactataattatgtaaattgcttttggaccaaacagaatttctaacaatatttctttatttatttatttattttggcaaaaacttgaagttggagtgcagaatgtgcactgtgcagtaggataattattgatttttttttttggtacaaaacaaaatgtttaaatgtaaaaaaaacttcCTGTCAACAGGCCTTgaggaatatttatttatttatttattttaacttatcGGGACATACATCTGACTTTCATTCGGATAGCAGTGAAAGGAAATAcaatattttcttaaaatggaaCAAACCAGGGGCAGCAaatgcaatgaaaacagcaggggccccaaaatggaaccctgtggaacgccatacGATAGTGGGGACGAGTGGGACAAAAACTTCTGCCTGTATTGAATATCTTTATTGTTGGAAGTGTTGAGgaacatcattttttattttatttcccaaaTATCTTTCAAGTGTGCCGACCTGTTTGTTGAGCTCCTCCAGTTTGCGCTCGCGAGCGTGCAGCGCTTTGCTGGGGAAGGCCCAGTAGTAGTTGGACGTGCCCACGCGCTCGCAGTCCACCATGTTGTCGTCCACCAGGCTCTGCAGCACCTCCTTCACCGACATGGGCGCTCAAAGACGCAAACGCAGACGCAAACAACGTCACATGACGAGACCGAGGCGCCTTCTTCCAGGCATGGTTAGTGAATATTAGCTTGCATGCTAATAGAATACAGTGGAAGGAAACACTCAAATGAGGCGTGTttagctttttctttggctttttttttttttaagacacttaACCTTTGGATTAGGCTTTTGCGAAAAAAGCCAAAAGTGAGTGTTTGTTGTTCCctttggatgattttttttttttttcttaaattattttaaaaattaaaaaaagttgcaaatgtataaacaagtaaaaaagttgtattaataatcttttttttttttttttttttttttttacgattatgctgattttataaTTGGGGagtataataatttaaattgtaattgaaattcgattaattgcacagccttgTCAGATTGTATTGAATTCtaagtctgattttttttatttattttttatttttttttatttaagtgtgTGGCTCTGTAACGTCGACAAAGCAAAAACATCTGCGGCCTGTCGGGCGCTTGCTTGGAGAGAATGTAGCCGAGCCAGAATGACATCTGAAATGTGACACTTCTTtagagaggagaaaaaaaaatgtcagcgttCAGCGCCACACTAGCAGTCGTacattcgggaaaaaaaaacaaaaaaacatggaaggATCTGCAGGAAACCCCCCTTCCCCTCATTAAGCAACATCATGCCCGAGTGAGGGGCTCAAAAACATGTGCTTTTAATCAGGGCCCATCTGAATTGTTATTGTTGCAGTAAAAGGCAGAGAGCAAAGCTGCTATTTAAAAAGAGCCAAAAGGCTCGCTCGTAAACAGGAGGGAAGCCCATAGGAATTAGTATTTGATTAAAacgcttttttttatgaatgttttAATAACCTGGTCCAATCTTGCTCTCTTCTCGCTATTAGGCGTGTGCATCTCTCCAATTTGATACGTATCTCGATACATGGGGTGCAGCAAACAAAACCGATTTCACAATCCAAATTGGTTATTATTTATTGAGCCCAACAACTTATTTGAGTATCAAACTAGACAGCAAGTCGAGTGAAGCAATGTCACACTGATCACTTGTGACAGATTTAACGTCATTAattggttcttttttttaaattgttgatTATTAATATAATGAAATGATTCTGAATGATAACTTACTTATCCCTTTTGTTTTAGGGGCAATCTTCTCAATGTCTTTCAGCTGAAATACATCCTTctacaaaagcaaaagaaacgTGTGATTTATTGTGCATCAAAAAAAGACagcaagtattatttttttactttaaaaattataaataaaaaataaataaaccgccAAATAATAACTCACTGTTTCAAAGAAAATCTCCATCATGCGACTTCTCTTCTCCTCCAAACTTAGCCCTTTCTTTTTGGACTGAAAAGCAATGACGataataaaattgccaaaatgacaaataatacacattatTTATGATTTACTTCGTAAAATGGAAGAAGAAACAACATTGCGAAAACTTAAAGCTACTTCATTTAGTTATTTGCGCGAAGGAGTACAACGAGCCTCTTGCTAAAGAAACCATAACGCCTGCActctaaattaaataaaaataatgtgatattttaataaagtaaatgaCGACATGACTACAGGAGACGTAAAGTGAAATTTTGCGTTGAGGCGAATGTTTTGCGACAGGCGACATCAATTTACGGTACCTGCCATGAGTGACAATGTTATCATAAAAGTTATGTTGCCGATACTCttagaataaaaatacatagcAAATGACTTTACAAATTCGATAATATATCATTAAAGTAAGTACGGAAGAATTtggagtaaataaatacaaccttGAACACGTCACTTCCAGCTCGATCATCGTCTCAACGGTACTAGCgattaaaaataagtaaatagctCGATTAACTTACCATTTTGATGAGTAGATAGCATAGAATCGTCCAATACCGCTAATATGCGTGATAAATCCTCGTTTAAAATTGGTTTGTGAAATTCGtcctattttgttttgtttttagtttgagtGTCGAGACACTTCTGAATTTTCCCGCGGAAGTCTGTCACGTTACGTCGCCGTGTCGCATTCATGTGTATCCCGAAAACTACAAAGATTCGCATCATGGCTTACGACGCTACAGCACGCCTGTTATTTTTGTCTTGGAAAGTCCGTTAGTCAGAaatgtttttatcttttatatttgtaattttctaTCAGACACGTTTGATAAAATATACGTGCACTCTCCAATCTACGCCTTTTATAATCAAAAACGATAAAAAGGACTGTTTGTTGGAAGTTATTCGCTTTTCCGATGACGATGAAGGCATCTTCACTTTGACTGAGGTCTACTGCTCTCTATCGGTTATGTTGAGAAGGTGCGACTTATTATTGCGTGTTCTTGAATAATTCAAGATGTGCTCAAAATTGCGGCaaatgtatgttgttgtttttttacgtcaataaaaataaaagacaagttTAGGTCATATTGCAAAATCCTTGTATAATACGGGAGGGggcattgacaaaaaaaatcatgttaaaataaatactataatttgattgatttgattgattgattgattgattgattgattttattgaacatacatcataaacacaaaaacagagagacagcagaaaagaaaattttaacataaaagaaacataaaatcagtcaataatAATCTGCATTTCACAAGAAAAGGTGTAATTATACAGTAACAAGACCCTTATGTTACGGgagcaaaattaattttaaattaatttatggaGAGTAAAATTATAAGAGTGAAATAGTCTCTTGTTTACAAGAATTTAAAGTCTTAATATGAcacaaacaaattaataaattttACAAGCAAAAACTTGAATTAGTAGTGGTAAAAGGAAGTCATCATTTTTACCACAATAAAGTTGCAATTCTGTGGGGGAAAGAAGTTTTActagtataaaaataaagatgcaATAATATGAGAAATGCAATTTTATGGTGGAAAAAATGCAagatttataagaaaaaaagttttaaatattACTGTGGCTGAAATTCTAAtttatgtggggaaaaaagccAGTCAAGTTACAAAttacccaaaaaacaaaaaaaaaaaaaaaaaaataagaatgaagTTGTAATATAAGAAAACGGTCATATTAATAAAGGTTATTTTTAGCATACAGGCTATATACAGCATGTAGTAAGAAGAGAAAGACAtcagaaacattttttaattttttggtcAAGTGGGCACTTTAATTTCATTTGAcattaaaagaaatataaacaataaaatggaaaacaataataatttaacagGAATGTGTaggaaaaaacataaaactgtgCAGCCGTGTATTCTGTGGACTGTCAAACTATTTATTTGCTACAAATATCCTTTGTTAGTATGTCGTTGTCAAATGTTAATTTGTGAGGGCGTCATAACAGCAGATTGCACTTGGTGACTCACTGATATTAAAGCCGCTTATTAAAGCCATGCGTAAGTTTTGCGTTAGTGTATCATAATGCGTGTCGTGATCGTGCACATATTTGGCGCGAATCCCAAGAAATATATCAAGACTTTTATCTGCTACAAACATGACACAGTGCAATTGCAAGACAAGGTGGATTTGGGCCACgctgaaaagggagaaaaaaaaaaaaaagtaaaaaaaaaaataaagtaaatttaTAATGTTACAAGAAGAAGTCAAATTGCATGAGGATAAAGAaatagattttttcccccctacattttttttttttacatataaaaaatgtaaacagtgcGTGATGAAGTTGTAACCTTTTAATGATTGTTTCATCATTGCAATTTTCTGAAATCAGAAAGTAAAAGTTGAGAATAAAGTCATGATattaagagggaaaaaaaaaacattttttagcgGTCACAATTTGTTCATAATTGCTGTAATATGAACGGGGTTTATGTAATTTTAAGAGAAGAAAAGTTGGAATATTACAGGGATAAAATGGTAACAGGCTGAGAAAAAAAGTTGGACTATTGCAGGAAAAACCCTGCTaaattccaaatattttttttttcctcataatgttacattttttcttggaaaaatgactttttattgtAATACCATTTATATTATGAAtagtaaaacattttcaattttttttctttatattacAACTTAATTCTTCTTATCATGATGCCTTTATTattgtagtatttttatttcaaaattgaTCTTTATTCTCGggatgcaaatatttttcttcttgtaaaaatgcataaattaataaataataataaaataatattcttACGTTCCCTATTTTATTCTCACAATAGTTCAACTTTTTTCCTCATAAAGTAAAATCTGAATATGACTTAACGcttataatatttaaaaaaaaataatactcctGTGATATGACATCTATTTTCATttgactatatttttttttttccccttttcatcGTGGCACCAATATTCTCCTATATGCACAATATTTATTCAGTAATCAGGCAAAATTTGAAGACTCTTCggtacatatttttttccatttactgcAATATAGCAGTTATGGAAGGTGTACATTGGTTTGAATTTTTGAAGTGACTCctaaaagcacacacacaaaaaaaaacaaaaaaaaaaaacaggcagtcCCAGTggcacaaaatggcagacaacaGGTGAAGGTGGATGAGTGCAAATCTGCTCCTTACGCGCGCGCGATGTCATAGTTCGTATTGGATGACGCGAGCGAGCGTGTGAGCGGTCTACTGCAGGTATCGGTAGACTTTGAAGCAGTGGTTCCCCGAGTCGGCGACCACCACGTGGCCGTCCGACGTGAGCGCCAGACCTTGGGGGCCGTACAGCGGGTCGGCCGACGTGTTGATGTAGGACAGGAAGGAGCCGCTGCCGTCAAACACCTGacacaagcaaaaataaacaaaaacaaaaaaaaatcggtatcaGTTAggcgctgtcaaaattaaaataaaaaaataaataaaataaaatcgcagatgttatgttccaaaaactacccacgATAAtggaattaaaacaaataaaaataaaaatttcctgttaattctgtatattttttcatttattatatatgttttttttcgttttgggatgatttttactttattataaatgcttgttcattcatcatatgttcattttttcatttacattcattttttttccattaaaagtatgttgttgttgtttttatttacttattacagtatacagcacagtatatatttattttatttattttatatgttttttagttttggtatgatttttagtttattatgaatgctttttcaatcatcttttttttttttttttactttatagtcatttttttccattaaaagttttttttttttttttttacttgtcatacagcacagtatataaatatttttatttattatatattttttagttttggtatgatttttagtttattatgaatgctttttcgttcatcatttatgttttttttcccatttacagtcatttttttttctattaaaagtatgttagtttgtttttttattgacttattatacagcacagtatatattttctatctccgcgATGCAATGCATCataatatgtaatatttttttgcgGAAAAATAAAAGGAAGATGCAAAGTAGCCATGCGACGATGGCTCCGCTGGGAATTTGCAAACGTCAGGTCGGCCATGTTGGCCCTCGCACTGACCTGTATCCTGCTGTTGCCCCAGTCTGCCACGATGATGTTGCCGTTGGCATCCACGGCCACGCCCGTGGGGGCGTTGAACTGACCGTTGCCTTCGCCGTTGGAGCCGAACTTGAGCAGGAACTCCCCCTCCGTGTTGAACACCTATCAAAAAAAGTACGCCACTCGTTCCCATTCCATGGAAAAACCTCGGCAACTTGGCGCGACCCGATGAAAACGCGGCGTACCTTGACGGAGTGGTTGTGAAAATCCGTCACGATGatttcgttgttgttgttgacggcGGCAAAGTGAGGCCCTGGATatggaaggaggaaaaaaaaaaatgatgaacacGATGAAACCATGATTTCAAATGGTTTTGCGGCCGTGTGCCGTCGTCACCTGCAAACTGCTTGTCGCCGTTGCCGCGGTTACCGAACTTGGTGACCATCTTGCCGTTGAGCTGGAAAATGAAGACGCAGCAGGCCTTGTTGTCCACCACGATCACGTGGCCGTTCCTGTCCACCGACACGCCCTTGGGACCCATCAGCTTGCCCGAGCCCAGCTTGTTCTACcagggggagggggaaaaaaaaaaaaaaaaaaaaaaaaaaaagggttatagttttttaattttaattttcgttcgtttttatttcattttgagttttttttttattttttatttagttttaattaggtttcagtgttagtttttattagtttgggttatttaataaattcttacttttaatttagttttagttagtttcagtattagttttagttgttttttttgtttgttttttaaatgtgtacgacttgtgcgcaataatgaaaaaaacagcatgggagcaacgtcatctgaaaggtgcttttctattggctgctgcaataaataataataaaattattaataacaataataataataaatagtatattaaatttttatattaattatagaacaataaatatataatatatagatAATTTCATatgaattatataaaaaaatataatatagatAATAAGACCAGTTTCCGAACCTTAAACTTGCCGTCGCTGGAGAAGATGCTGACCCACTTGTTGTCGTAGTCGGCGATGATGATGTCACCGCTGGGGTGGACGGCCACGCCCGTGGGCCGCTGCATCTGACCGGGGGTCCTGCCCCGGACCCCGAAGCGACTCCGGAACACGCCCTCGTTGGAGAAGACCTGCAAGTGAGAAGTGAAGTGAGTTTCAAAGCAAACCTTGAAAAATTACTGGcataaaaaaagtcatttcattGAGAATTTTACATATTCAtttatgagggggaaaaaaaagactcaacatATGAGCAAAATTTGCAAAATGTTAAAGTATAATAGAAGCATaacttacaagaaaaaaaattgcaattttaccaaaacaaaactgttaaacattttaaatgttctgGCAATAAAACATTATGACAAAGAAGCTATCATTTTGTTCCCCCAAAATTAAGTTCAGGAAAATAATTTGATAATAGGAAGCGAGCAAAGatcattttgacacctctaacaATTTATTATTTCTCAAAGTCTACCTTggagaaaaaatcaatcatttacattgaaaaaaaaaactaaagttgtAAGTGTGGAGTGAATGCAGCTGTAACAATAATTGATATTTTGTACCTGCACACATTGGTTGTTGCTGTCCGCGATGAGCACTTTTCCCGCACAGGTGGACACGCCCTGCAGGTTGGTGAACTCGCCTTTGTTTCGCCCTTTGGTGCCTGCACGTTAGGAAAGAGAAGCTACGCTATAATCAACATATTTCACTCAACAACAACTTGTcttttatgttaaaaacaaaaaagatttgttgggtttgttaactcattcactggcagccattttcacatttcgcaatcccattcactcccggctgttttaccggattttgactgattttgcacggcccacagaatattgtcttctattgctattaaaacatggaaactaTCAAAAGAACGatttaagtctcttctttcgtcaggaaaaaaagtagatttctatctgtttccgttttgcagcaattagcattagaatatagccaagtttcatcgttattcacaaaCCGAATTAGAATTGAGTATTTGAgttttctgctgccacctgctggccgatcaaccatttcttcaactattctttgcagttgagaggctgcatgaaagccttctgtatgctctagcatataaaaaaacaaaacaaaacaaaaaaatgtataaatacgtctttgggaaaaagtatatttctatctatttccgttttgcagcaatgagcattagactatagccaagtttcatcatgattcacaaatctagaattgtgagtaattgagcttttttttttttcaacattgccctggttgatctcttatactctcct encodes the following:
- the mnd1 gene encoding meiotic nuclear division protein 1 homolog; the protein is MSKKKGLSLEEKRSRMMEIFFETKDVFQLKDIEKIAPKTKGITPMSVKEVLQSLVDDNMVDCERVGTSNYYWAFPSKALHARERKLEELNKQVLEAKQRQTSLLDEIGKAKEGRQDTKERSAMLKDFAALKDERAQLQTELDKYKECDPQVVQQMRKSNVVAKEAVSRWTDNVFAIKSWTKKKFAFDDSRINKAFGIPEDFDYMD